GCACTGGGTGGAAATTGTGTTAAGTCGACGCACCTCTCGTTTCAGATACGTGGCCATCATCCGGCCACTGCAGCCGCGGATGAGCAAGCGGTGCAACCTGGCCATTGCGGCGGTCATCTGGCTGGCCTCCACGCTCATCTCCTGCCCCATGATGATCATCTATCGCACCGAGGAGGTGCCCGTCCACGGGCTCAGCAACCGCACGGTCTGCTATCCGGAGTGGCCCGACGGGCCCACGAATCACTCCACGCTGGAGTCCCTGTGAGTATCCTTCATCCCATCTGTTCGGAATTTATGGGTTTCGAAGCTGTCGGACCTTGTTAGCCACACAGCCAACGCAGTTAGCAAGGACAATGCAAAGCTTTGCACACTGCACAGAGCGCAATTGGATTAGGATCCTTTGGTTGTCAGGGATCTGCAGAAGCTACTCTTTAATTTCCTAGAAAAGTCACGATACTTTGCTGGCGAAAAGTCAGGATacttttttttgcgaaaagtCAGGATACTTTGCTTGGAAAAAGTCAGGATACTTTGCTTGCGAAAAGTCAGGATACATTGCTTGCGATGATTGAGGAGTTCTAGGAAGTGTAAACTAAAGCTCTTGAATATGGAAAAGCATCCAATTTGAGTGCCGTGCACAGAGAAAAGCCATTGTTTTCCTCACCATAGAGATGGAGGTGTAAATCAAAAAATCAGAGCGTCAATCAGACTGGCGGTTGCACATGCAGAAACAATCGGAGTCCTGATCCAAACTGGGatgggagagggagagggagggGGTCGTAAAAGAGGACACTCGGAGGCAAAACTGAACTGAAGAAGTTCTCGTAAAAAACGAACGAACGACTGACTGGCTGAGTGGGAAATTGTGGGTGGGGTGGGTGTTGAAAATCTAGGGGAAAATCGGGCGGTGgggcaaaaataaaacgtgTTGCTTTTTACAACCATTTTGTATGGCAATTTGGTAGCAGTGggtgtcctgcgtcctgcgtcctgcgttCTGCGTGCTGAGTCCTGTGGCCCCCATCGTTATGCATTGTGTCCCACATGCAAGGCCATTAATTTTAGATTCATTCCAAATTGCTACTTGCtcaataaaagtaaaacaaaagccatagccaaagccaaagccagcAACAATGTCCGATGGAGCGATAGGGGCTTTTAAAAGCATTGCCCGACTAACTGAAAGGCTTGTAAACACCGTGTTTGATCTGCTCTGTGTCCCGTCGTTTAGCTACAacatcctcatcatcatcctaACCTACTTCCTGCCCATCGTCTCCATGACGGTCACCTACTCGCGCGTGGGCATCGAGCTCTGGGGATCCAAGACCATTGGCGAGTGCACGCCCCGCCAGGTGGAGAATGTGCGGAGTAAGCGACGGGTAAGTCCTGGCTGGGATGCGGGGTGTCCAGGGGTTCTGGTCACCACCACTTGCAAGTCCTTAAGCCTTTAAAAagatttcataaatttaatatatgagctaaatgtacatatacttAAATagttgtaaaattaaattcatacCTCGTAATCATGAAAATAATAGTAGTTAATCCTTAGCTGCATTTATTGCACTTGTTTTCCGAGTGGTTTAAGCTGCACCTTAATTGTTAGGGATTTTTCCAAACTGCTGTTTAAATTGCTGTTTAATGTGCAGATTAACTTTACCTGCAGTTACCGAACTTAGTTTCCCTGAAACAGCTATTGTATATTGAAATGTAGCTCCGAATTTAGAGCAAGTGCAACAAAAGTCAAGCTTAAACTTTGTAAAGAGAAACAGCAGCTTAGGAAATTCCAGTTGACATCACATTTCATTATCCCACTGCCCACAAAAATAGACTAATGGCTTTCAGCTATTTGATAAGACATTGCACACGTACTGAACAACCTCCACTCTCCATCCCCCACAGGTGGTGAAGATGATGATAGTGGTCGTCCTGATATTCGCCATCTGCTGGCTGCCGTTCCACAGCTACTTCATCATCACATCCTGCTATCCGGCCATCACGGAGGCGCCCTTCATCCAGGAACTCTACCTGGCCATCTACTGGCTGGCCATGAGCAACTCCATGTACAATCCCATTATATACTGCTGGATGAATTCGCGGTGAGTAGCCCACTCGATTGCCACTTTATTTAGTTGCAGACTTAAGGCCGCTCCATGTTCCTGTCCACACTCATGTGGCTGATCTAACCCGCAGCAAATTGGTTCATTTGCGGCGGAATTAGCACCATTAGGGCACTAAGTGGAATGCAGTGGCATTCAAGGCATCGGCAGCTCGGCACTCGGCAGCTCGACAAGATTAGTTGATTGGTTAGCCGGCTCCCCGGAAATTAATGTGCTCGTCATCATTACTGCAGGAAAGTGTTTCCTCGACCTCCAGTGAGTGGCTGCCACTGCCTCGCACTTTGAATATAGTTTGCGAGCACATGACAGCATGATTCCGGAAAACTGTCGTACAGCTGCGGCTGAAAGAAAAGCACGCAACTTGACATCTATTTAAGGCAAGTTTGCGAATGGAAGACGCTTGAACAGCTGGGGTTCCTTGTTGCTTCAGGAAACTTAACTTAAAGCCACTCTTAAAGGGGTGCCACAAGCCCATAGAGAACCAGTTAGTTTTGTGGCACTATTATTGTGCCCAAAACTGTGGGTGTTGATATATGTtgatacatatgtacatatatgcatatccGCACTGGAACAAAAGGCGTTGTTGCCATATAGGGCCGTACAAATTGGCAGCCGGTGTTCGTGCCCGGAAAAACGTAGCGGATTGCAATTAATTCCGCTCAGTCAGCGGATATCTGACTGATGGGCAATGGGAAAACGGTGGCCTGGAAGGGAGCCGCCGGGTATAATGGGGTTACTACGTGGAATAAAAGCCAATGTGGGCCAGCACGTGAGATCCGACGCCCAGGATCACGGCCAGCTACCCACAATTGATGGCGCCCCATATGCAAATGATGACGACAACGtcaacgacaacgacaacgggAACGAGAGCGAAGCTCTTTATTTCCATTTACTACCCATGGGGAACACGGAGATATTAAGTTGCCGCGATGGCCCGTAAAAAACACTCCCGTAGCACCATAGATTATATGAGTAAGCGGTGTCTAGCTTGCTGTCCAGGACGGGATGAAGTGTGGCAGCCAGCAGAAAAAAGCTGCTCATAAATAAAGGAACTTGATGTCTTTCAGGGATTGTCACAATTGAAGTCCATAAATACTGAACTAAGCTGGTTAGGGTCGCGGTATCGAGTTGTCCTTGGGGCCAGTTAAAGTTTATTGAGTTACAAATGGTATTACTGGGCTGTAGGGTAACGCGTTTAAGATTTAAATGATAATGGCTTGTAGTTCTTCTATTAATCATGTaattccatttaatttcatttgcagcttTCGCTACGGTTTCAAGATGGTTTTCCGCTGGTGCTTGTTTGTGCGCGTGGGCACGGAACCCTTCAGTCGGCGGGAGAACCTGACATCCCGGTACTCCTGCTCCGGCTCCCCGGATCATAATCGCATCAAGCGCAATGGTAGGTTTGACCATTGACCATTAAAACTGAAAGGAGTGACCGCTAATGAGTCTCACATTGTTAGATACCCAGAAATCGATACTTTATACCTGTCCCAGCTCACCCAAATCGCATCGAATTTCGCACGGCGGTGAGTTTGAGTCCTGTCCACCCATAAGTGGATAAGGTAGCATCTAATTATATTTCCTCAAAATCCAAACCCCAGGAACAGCCCGCAGTGCGACGCTGAGGAACAGCATGCCGACGGAGTCGCTGTCGTCCGGCGGAGCTGgaagtggaggtggaggaCACAGGAAGCGGTTGTCCTACCAGCAGGAAATGCAGCAGCGGTGGTCAGGACCCAGCAGTGCCACCTCGGTGACCAATTCCAGCAGTACGGCTAACACCACCCAGCTGCTCTCCTGACAGCCGGTCATCCAGGTGGTGCCGCCGGAGAGGGAGTGCCTGGAGATGCAGACCCAGATCGTCTGCTCCTCGCCGTACAACAACAACTATCGGCGTGCCAATCCTGGCATCTCCGACCGTGACTCGTCCGACGACAAAACCTGGCTCTAAGCTACTTTAAGGTCTCGAATTTACACTTTTACAAAGGTCCATCGATTGGATGCCTACCGTGTTTCGCCCTAGTCTAAATTTCAATTCGTTCTAAAAGAAACCAAAGCTAAGTTAGGATACCATCCTTGCCCTCGACCGCCCCTCGAACATATCAGATATAGCTGGGCTGCAAATCCGCCCACTAATTGGGTTTCCCATCACCATAGCCCACTGTATATCTGTAACTCGATACCTTGTTGGAATCCGGTGGGAATCCAGGTTGTGGCGGGGACAGGATAAGACTAGAAGTTAGAGCGCTATATAAGATTTCCCATTCGTGGGCCTCGTTAGGCGGCTACTGATCCACTTGAATCACTGTACATATTCGGATTGGTTCCTACAAATCGTTTTTAACTCTTAATTCTCAACGCTTACGGCTGCTTGCTTAAGTTGCAACCAAATAAGAAACCACAAATAACGAATAAAGAATAACGAATAAACAAATGACTATGAATGTGAGTGTACGTGTACGTGTAAATATAAATGTCTGAATATAAACGTTATTGCGAATAAAGCGACTTGCTCCATCACCAAGTTGTTCCTAGTTGTATTGGGTTTCCTTTCAGAAGGAGCACGAAAATAGGGACTGTCAACATCCTCGAATGAGTACGTCCCCGACTTTGTTTATTCAGCTATTCCATCCATATTATATTCGGAGTGTGAATGGGGGAACGGAGAAATGGGGGAACGGGGAATGGGAGTCGCCAGGAGTGGCAAACACACTCGAAAATCCAGCAACCCCCAGCTCCGGCGAGGGTGTAAGatgaatttaaatatgaataatcCAACTGCCGGGGGCTGGTCTGAATAAGGTCTGAATGCGAGCGAACGTATTTGAATGCACATGTGCCTGTGTCTATGCGAGTTATGCCCACAAGCCATCTTTCCCGCCCGGCGTATCAATTTTTTATCAGTAACCATTTTAgagaaaattgcatttgattttctgttttttatgttttatgtttcgTGTGCTCAATGTAAGCACTTCCACTTCCCCAATCCATCGTAGCCAAAGCGAATTTCCAGCACAGTGGGCGAACCCCTAACTCACTTAATTCCACGCCGCCTTATTCCTATAAGTTATGAATTATTCCAGGTTATGAAAACACCTGTCAAGTGGGAGTACAAACGCTTTTCGGATTAATGGAAGTGTAAAAAGGGGAACACTAAAGGATTTCTATCAGGCTTCACTAAGAATAACAGGTTGCGCACTCTGTATTCTTATTTATGAATGGATATCATTTACTTTACTATTGTAAGAGTATTTGAAAGTCTTCACAAACATGGTTATAACGCTTTCATGAATCCCACGAAAGCGAGTATTTAAAGCTCCGGAGGATTGTTTTCACAATATTTGCATTAGCGAATGTCATACGACTTCCTACTTTGACCAAA
This genomic stretch from Drosophila yakuba strain Tai18E2 chromosome 3R, Prin_Dyak_Tai18E2_2.1, whole genome shotgun sequence harbors:
- the LOC6537969 gene encoding tachykinin-like peptides receptor 99D; this translates as MENRSDFEADDYGDLSWSNWSNWSTPAGVLFSAMSSVLSATNHTNQPDFGQDLGLSTSSFNHSQTLSTDLPAAGDVEDAAKDAAASMETGSFAFVVPWWRQVLWSILFGGMVIVATGGNLIVVWIVMTTKRMRTVTNYFIVNLSIADAMVSSLNVTFNYYYMLDSDWPFGEFYCKLSQFIAMLSICASVFTLMAISIDRYVAIIRPLQPRMSKRCNLAIAAVIWLASTLISCPMMIIYRTEEVPVHGLSNRTVCYPEWPDGPTNHSTLESLYNILIIILTYFLPIVSMTVTYSRVGIELWGSKTIGECTPRQVENVRSKRRVVKMMIVVVLIFAICWLPFHSYFIITSCYPAITEAPFIQELYLAIYWLAMSNSMYNPIIYCWMNSRFRYGFKMVFRWCLFVRVGTEPFSRRENLTSRYSCSGSPDHNRIKRNDTQKSILYTCPSSPKSHRISHGGTARSATLRNSMPTESLSSGGAGSGGGGHRKRLSYQQEMQQRWSGPSSATSVTNSSSTANTTQLLS